One genomic segment of Rivularia sp. PCC 7116 includes these proteins:
- a CDS encoding TatD family hydrolase, which yields MQLIDTHVHLNFDQFQPDLEAVRSRWQEAGVVRLVHSCVEPSEFAGIQALANRFPEISFAVGLHPLDAQKWTSQTAYEIESLADSGDKIVAIGEMGLDFYKADDREQQLLVLKKQLEIAVKLNLPVIIHCRDAALEMKQVFESFKQQYGENFRGVMHCWGGTPEETQWFLDLGFYVSFSGTVTFKKAHAIKESATMVRGDRLLIETDCPFLAPVPKRGQKRNEPSYVRFVAEQVANLRGETLESIAATTTKNACDLFGLKL from the coding sequence ATGCAGCTGATTGACACCCACGTTCATCTTAATTTCGACCAATTCCAACCGGACTTGGAAGCGGTTCGCTCTCGATGGCAGGAAGCGGGTGTAGTGCGCCTAGTCCATTCATGCGTTGAGCCATCAGAGTTTGCGGGCATCCAAGCATTAGCTAATCGATTTCCCGAAATTAGTTTTGCAGTAGGATTACATCCTTTAGATGCCCAAAAATGGACATCTCAAACAGCATATGAAATTGAATCCCTGGCTGATTCCGGGGATAAAATTGTTGCGATTGGGGAAATGGGATTGGATTTTTACAAGGCTGACGATCGCGAGCAACAGCTTTTGGTGTTAAAAAAGCAGCTAGAAATAGCCGTAAAGCTTAACTTGCCAGTGATTATCCACTGTAGAGATGCTGCATTAGAAATGAAGCAAGTGTTTGAAAGTTTCAAACAGCAGTATGGAGAAAATTTTAGGGGAGTAATGCACTGCTGGGGTGGAACACCAGAAGAAACCCAATGGTTTTTGGACTTGGGGTTTTACGTTAGCTTCAGTGGAACCGTTACTTTCAAAAAAGCCCATGCAATTAAAGAGTCAGCCACTATGGTAAGAGGCGATCGCCTTTTAATTGAAACTGACTGTCCTTTCCTAGCCCCAGTTCCAAAACGAGGGCAAAAACGCAACGAACCGTCCTATGTCCGTTTCGTAGCCGAACAAGTAGCGAATTTACGAGGAGAAACTTTAGAGTCAATTGCTGCAACTACTACCAAAAATGCCTGCGATCTGTTTGGCTTAAAGCTATAA
- a CDS encoding choline/carnitine O-acyltransferase — translation MMYEFQNSLPKLPLPTLEQTCKLYLQIVAPLLSQQELKETQVAVEEFQQTSGKKLQQQLEIINRATKTSYVHDYREESFSEYRGALAIHKNFGGVLAPISQPELPQAQLAATWIVDTLKFYLKIKRRELEPDRDSPRNGNQPMCMIQYDNLFAWNRIPGVKRDEMRHIPEQENIVVVYRNAFYSLQPLKDEKIASLAEVEGQINWILENASANEPALGALTAMNRAAWAVVRQGMTALDPGNARSFDLLDSALFVVCLDDTAPANLEAAGGSVLHGDGKNRCFDKPLQLIFTSNGYSGVNVEHVGIDGFVIMRYLYEVNKERQQQQESAQNTNAAFELETPTKLQWKFSDEILAEIKQAELEVENFISEHETKVFDYQEFGRNLIKNYRLSPDAVVQLAIQLAYVKLRGRIDCVYESVHTRRFAYGRTEAMRSVTPESVELIRTFTEKSADEEKYAALNEAVAAHVSRQKDCQQGYGVDRHLQSLLRLGRAQGIVPKIYQDKAYKVLGDSTICTSSLAAGMGMELFCFGQVVDNGYGIGYIIKPDSITVSVTSKYQQTQEYLDCLKQSFSELGELMSKFGS, via the coding sequence ATGATGTACGAATTTCAAAATTCTCTACCCAAGCTACCTTTACCAACATTAGAACAAACTTGCAAACTATATCTTCAGATAGTTGCACCGTTGCTAAGTCAACAAGAATTAAAAGAAACACAAGTCGCGGTGGAAGAATTTCAGCAAACAAGCGGTAAAAAACTACAGCAGCAATTAGAAATAATTAATCGTGCAACTAAAACCAGTTACGTTCACGATTACCGGGAAGAAAGTTTTTCGGAATATCGGGGAGCTTTGGCTATTCACAAAAACTTTGGAGGGGTACTTGCGCCAATTTCCCAGCCAGAATTACCTCAAGCTCAACTTGCTGCAACCTGGATTGTGGATACTTTGAAATTTTATTTAAAAATCAAACGACGGGAATTAGAACCAGATAGGGATTCACCGCGTAACGGTAATCAGCCGATGTGTATGATTCAGTACGATAATTTATTTGCCTGGAATCGCATTCCTGGTGTTAAACGCGATGAAATGCGTCATATTCCAGAACAAGAAAATATTGTAGTTGTTTATCGCAATGCATTTTACTCGCTACAACCGCTCAAAGATGAAAAAATTGCATCGCTAGCAGAAGTTGAAGGGCAAATTAATTGGATTTTAGAAAATGCTTCAGCAAACGAACCAGCTTTAGGAGCATTAACAGCGATGAATAGGGCAGCTTGGGCTGTAGTTCGTCAGGGTATGACAGCTTTAGATCCAGGAAATGCTCGTAGTTTTGATTTATTAGATAGCGCTTTATTTGTAGTTTGCTTGGATGATACAGCACCAGCAAATCTAGAAGCTGCTGGCGGAAGCGTATTGCACGGAGATGGAAAAAATCGTTGCTTTGATAAACCCCTACAATTAATTTTTACATCTAATGGCTACTCTGGTGTAAATGTCGAGCATGTGGGCATTGATGGTTTTGTCATCATGCGTTACCTGTATGAAGTCAATAAAGAGCGACAGCAACAACAAGAATCGGCACAAAATACAAATGCAGCTTTTGAGCTAGAAACACCCACAAAATTACAGTGGAAATTCAGCGACGAAATTTTAGCGGAAATTAAGCAAGCAGAATTAGAAGTTGAGAATTTTATCTCCGAACACGAAACAAAGGTTTTTGACTACCAAGAATTTGGGCGAAATTTAATTAAAAACTATCGTTTAAGTCCTGATGCTGTAGTTCAATTGGCAATTCAACTTGCTTATGTGAAGTTGCGCGGCAGAATTGATTGTGTGTATGAATCTGTACATACTAGAAGATTTGCCTACGGACGTACAGAAGCAATGCGTTCGGTGACTCCTGAGTCTGTAGAGTTAATTCGCACTTTTACTGAAAAATCTGCGGATGAGGAAAAATACGCGGCTCTAAATGAAGCTGTTGCCGCTCATGTTTCTCGTCAAAAAGATTGTCAGCAAGGATATGGTGTCGATCGTCATTTACAGTCATTATTAAGGTTAGGGCGTGCCCAGGGAATCGTTCCCAAAATCTATCAAGACAAAGCTTATAAAGTTCTTGGTGATTCCACCATCTGTACTAGCAGTTTAGCTGCGGGGATGGGTATGGAGTTATTTTGTTTTGGGCAAGTAGTAGATAATGGCTATGGAATTGGCTACATTATCAAGCCAGATAGTATTACTGTCAGCGTCACTAGTAAGTATCAGCAGACACAAGAATATCTTGACTGCTTGAAACAAAGTTTTTCCGAATTGGGTGAGTTAATGAGTAAATTTGGTAGTTAA
- a CDS encoding serine/threonine-protein kinase: MLLNNRYRIIQTLGSGGFGETFLAEDTQIPSTRRCVIKQLRIIQDNPQTYEIVQQRFAREAAILEELGDGSSQIPRLYAYFSEGQRFYLAQEYIQGQTLSEIIANRGRLNESRVREILIGLLNVLEYVHSKGIVHRDIKPENIIVRSSDNQPVLIDFGAVRETMAAQVNASGNVTSSIVIGTPGFMAVEQAAGRAVFASDLYSLGLVAIYLLTAKMPQELETDSYSGEIIWQTNGISNNFALVLDKAIRSHIRERFSSAREMIEALQSQLIQPTVPIVPSPPAKMAKSSTSGNWFKSALIGGLMGGCALLAFAYFREQPRRQPEKTTETQQPTVTPSKTATIPPVKQVDSFYFLADSAFRQINNANNQIRELKNAGYNQTGKFWLPDYPNLSNNPYHQVYVAKFNSRANCIDSLKDYVRRNQNAYCALASENANASPNYFYGSQVKIPKTDSQPSPSQAVRDYYQTINNRNYTASWNQLTPKFKREKSNNRYSEYTNWWNKVQRVEVEQAKNLSTTSNTATVETQMKYYLKSGRVITDAQRFKLVWNSTQQNWNFDDSSKLN, from the coding sequence ATGCTGCTTAACAACCGCTATCGAATAATTCAAACTTTAGGAAGCGGTGGATTTGGAGAAACTTTTTTAGCTGAAGATACCCAGATACCTTCGACTCGCCGGTGTGTCATCAAACAATTAAGAATAATTCAAGATAATCCTCAAACCTATGAAATCGTGCAGCAGAGATTTGCGCGAGAAGCGGCGATTTTAGAAGAATTAGGTGATGGTAGTTCCCAGATTCCCAGACTATATGCCTATTTTAGCGAGGGACAGCGATTTTATTTAGCTCAGGAATACATTCAAGGGCAGACTTTGAGCGAGATAATTGCCAATCGAGGGCGTTTGAACGAATCTAGGGTACGGGAAATACTAATCGGTTTGTTAAATGTACTCGAATACGTTCATAGTAAAGGTATTGTTCATCGCGACATCAAACCAGAAAATATTATCGTTCGCTCATCAGATAATCAGCCAGTTTTAATCGATTTTGGTGCGGTGCGAGAAACAATGGCTGCACAAGTTAATGCTAGCGGCAATGTTACCAGTTCGATTGTGATTGGTACGCCGGGATTTATGGCAGTTGAACAAGCTGCGGGTAGAGCTGTTTTTGCAAGTGACTTGTATAGTTTGGGATTAGTAGCTATTTATTTATTGACGGCTAAAATGCCCCAGGAATTAGAAACAGATAGCTACAGTGGTGAAATTATTTGGCAGACAAACGGTATAAGTAATAATTTTGCCCTAGTTTTAGATAAAGCAATTCGTTCCCATATTAGAGAACGTTTTTCTTCTGCGAGAGAAATGATCGAGGCGCTACAATCCCAATTAATACAGCCAACAGTACCAATTGTGCCATCTCCACCAGCAAAAATGGCAAAATCCAGTACCAGCGGAAATTGGTTTAAGTCAGCACTAATAGGTGGTTTGATGGGTGGATGCGCGTTATTAGCTTTTGCTTATTTCCGAGAGCAGCCACGACGACAGCCAGAAAAAACAACTGAAACACAGCAACCTACGGTAACACCAAGTAAAACAGCTACGATTCCTCCTGTAAAACAAGTAGATTCGTTTTATTTTCTGGCAGATTCGGCATTTAGACAAATTAATAACGCTAACAATCAAATCAGAGAATTAAAAAACGCTGGCTACAACCAAACGGGAAAATTTTGGTTGCCGGATTATCCGAATTTATCTAATAACCCATACCATCAAGTCTATGTGGCAAAGTTTAACAGTCGAGCAAACTGTATCGATTCACTAAAAGATTACGTTCGTCGCAATCAAAATGCTTATTGTGCCTTAGCAAGTGAAAATGCAAATGCATCTCCAAATTATTTTTACGGCTCTCAAGTAAAAATTCCTAAAACAGATTCTCAGCCATCACCTTCTCAAGCGGTAAGAGATTACTATCAAACTATTAATAATCGAAATTATACAGCTAGTTGGAATCAACTTACTCCAAAATTTAAAAGGGAAAAATCGAATAATAGGTACTCCGAATATACAAATTGGTGGAATAAGGTTCAAAGAGTAGAAGTTGAGCAAGCGAAGAATTTATCAACTACTTCAAATACTGCGACTGTAGAAACGCAAATGAAATATTATCTCAAATCTGGCAGAGTAATTACCGACGCTCAACGCTTCAAACTAGTGTGGAATTCAACGCAGCAGAATTGGAACTTCGATGATTCAAGCAAGCTAAATTAA
- the rpsT gene encoding 30S ribosomal protein S20, with protein sequence MANSRSALKRVQVAERNRLRNKSYKSALRTLMKKYFVTLEKYTAEPSEELKKEVLDSMSAAYQKIDKAVKRGVLHRNNGARQKSRLAKKLNAVTQAAN encoded by the coding sequence GTGGCAAATTCAAGATCGGCTCTCAAGCGCGTTCAAGTTGCAGAACGCAATAGACTACGTAATAAATCCTATAAATCGGCATTAAGAACCTTGATGAAGAAATACTTCGTCACCTTGGAGAAATATACAGCCGAGCCTTCCGAAGAACTAAAGAAAGAAGTATTAGATAGTATGTCTGCTGCTTATCAGAAGATAGATAAAGCAGTTAAGCGAGGTGTACTTCATCGTAATAATGGAGCAAGGCAAAAATCTAGATTAGCTAAAAAGCTAAACGCTGTAACTCAAGCAGCGAACTAG